The following proteins are encoded in a genomic region of Oncorhynchus masou masou isolate Uvic2021 chromosome 32, UVic_Omas_1.1, whole genome shotgun sequence:
- the LOC135526865 gene encoding protein numb homolog — MNKLRQSFRRKKDVYVPESSRPHQWQTDEESVRRGKCSFAVKYLGHVEVEESRGMHICEDAVKQLKTDRKFFKGFFTKVGKKAVRAVLWVSADGLRVVDDKTKDLILDQTIEKVSFCAPDRNFERAFSYICRDGTTRRWICHCFMAIKDSGERLSHSVGCAFAACLERKQKREKECGVTATFDSNRTTFTREGSFRVTTATEAAEREEVMRQLQDKKAESDVKSAMPLSSGPSVGIVNQAVAPLPGSPSSSPPLGMESTLGLQVIPRRHAPVEALARQGSFRGFPALNNNSSPFKRQLSLRMNDLPSTMQRKSDFPMKNTVPEMEGEGDSISSLCTQIASAFSGPPEDPFSQAPMPRPASSPQSPVAPPGAQPGDCGEEAGRGMGAWEKGSSGGPLNAEAIWILKRFYSCTIESILTGCITAWYGNRSASDRKALQRVVRTAQYITGAKLPFIQDLYNRRYQRKDHKIVRDSPIDGFLYYRTASGTGAPSLGPKGSSTASTPKP; from the exons tacctgGGTCATGTAGAGGTGGAGGAGTCAAGAGGAATGCACATTTGTGAGGATGCAGTGAAGCAGCTCAAGACG GACAGGAAATTCTTCAAGGGCTTCTTTACTAAA GTTGGGAAGAAGGCAGTGAGAGCGGTGCTATGGGTCTCAGCAGACGGTCTCCGTGTAGTAGATGACAAAACTAAG gacctgatcctagaccagacAATAGAGAAGGTATCGTTCTGCGCTCCGGACAGGAACTTTGAGAGAGCGTTCTCCTACATCTGTAGAGATGGAACGACGAGACGCTGGATCTGCCACTGCTTCATGGCTATCAAGGACTCG GGAGAGCGTCTGAGCCACTCGGTGGGCTGTGCCTTCGCTGCCTGTCTGGAgaggaaacagaagagagagaaggagtgtggtGTCACAGCAACCTTCGACTCCAACAGAACCACCTTCACCAGGGAGGGCTCGTTCAGAGTTACCACGGCGACGGAAGCCGCGGAGCGAGAAGAGGTCATGAGGCAGTTGCAGGacaagaaag CGGAGAGTGATGTCAAGTCCGCAATGCCTCTCTCCTCGGGTCCCAGTGTGGGTATAGTGAACCAGGCTGTGGCCCCTCTACCAgggtccccctcctcctcccctcccctgggcATGGAGAGCACCCTGGGCCTCCAGGTTATCCCCCGCAGACACGCCCCAGTGGAGGCCCTGGCCAGACAGGGTTCCTTCAGAGGGTTCCCTGCCCTCAACAACAACTCCTCTCCCTTCAAACGGCAGCTGTCCCTCAGGATGAACGATCTTCCCTCTACCATGCAGAGGAAGTCTGACTTCCCCATGAAGAACACAG TCccggagatggagggagagggggacagcaTCAGCTCGTTGTGTACCCAGATCGCCTCAGCATTCAGTGGGCCTCCTGAAGACCCCTTCTCCCAGGCCCCCATGCCCCGACCAGCTTCCTCCCCACAGTCACCTGTAGCGCCCCCAGGGGCTCAGCCAG GTGACTGTGGGGAGGAAGCTGGTCGGGGCATGGGGGCCTGGGAGAAGGGGTCTTCAGGAGGCCCACTGAATGCTGAGGCGATCTGG atcctcaaaaggttctacagctgcaccatcgagagcatcctgaccggttgcatcactgcctggtatggcaaccgcTCGGCATCTGATcgcaaggccctacagagggtagtgcgaacggcccagtacatcactggggccaagcttcctttcatccaggacctctataataggcggtatcagaggaaagaccataaaattgtcagagactcacCTATAGACGGTTTtctctactaccgcacggcaagcggtaccggagcaccaagtctcggaccaaaaggctcctcaacagcttctacccccaagccataa